The Coraliomargarita sinensis DNA segment GTTCATATCACCAAGATGAAAGGGATACACCTTGTTACCCGCAGCCACGTGAGCGGCGGCTTCGCCGGAGACCGCGAACGCGGTTTCGGTGCCTAGTCGTGAGAGCCGATCTGCCAGTTTCATTGTTATCTCCTGAATTGTACTCTGTTGTTGTGGTTAATTCACCACGTTAATCGGGCTGCCGTCGATGAAGCCCGCCACATTATCGACCGTCGTCTGCATCAATCGCTGGCGTGCTTCCAACGTAGCCCAGGCAATATGTGGGGTGATCAGGCAATTTTTCGCCTTCAACAATGGGTTGTCTGCCTTGATCGGTTCGACCGAAGCGACATCCAAGCCGGCTCCCGCCAAAATCCCGGTATCCAAGGCTTCGGCCAGATCTTCCTCCACGATGAGCGGCCCGCGTGAGGTGTTGATCAGAAAGCTGCTCGGTTTCATCTTCTTGAGGAGGGCCGCGTTGACGAAGCCGACGTTGTCGGCCGTCTGCGGGCAGTGGAGGGAAACCACATCCGATTTTTCAAAGAGTTCCTCCAGCTCGACCCATTCAAAACCGTCGAGATCGGGGGCGTCTTTTCTTGTCCGGGTGCAAGCGATCACCTTCATCCCAAAGGCAGAGGCCAGTGCTACCGTCCGGCGACCGATTCGGCCGAGGCCGACAATCCCCATGGTTTTTCCGGATAATTCCACCAGTGGAGTTTTCCAGAAGCAAAAATCCGGATTGGAACTCCAGGCCCCCTCTTTCACCAGATTACCGTGAAGGGCTGCATTGTGACACAGCTCCAGCAGGAGCGCAAAAACGAATTGCCCCACGGAATCTGTGCCGTAGATCGGCACGTTGGCGACCGGGATGTCTTGCTTACGTGCGGCGGCCACGTCGATCACATTGAATCCGGTCGCCAGTACCGAGATAAACTTCAAGTCCGGCAACTGGGCCAGAGTCTCGGCTGTGAGCGGTGTCTTGTTGGTTAAGACGATATCCGCCCCGGCACAGCGTTCAACAATTTTATCCGCCGGGGTGCGGTCGTACACCGAAAATTCACCCAATTTTTCTACCCCGTCCCAGGGGTTGTCGCCGGGGTTAAGTGTAAATCCATCTAATACTACAATTTTCATAACTTTAAAGATTCTAATAACAGATTCAGTGCCGGTTGTATAGACTTTTTGACATTTGAGAAAAATCGCCTTCCGGAATTGTAGCTTGGAAGCATGCGATACCCGGAGCGCCGGATGATACTTCATTCCGTACTCATTTGCGAAACCATCCTATCCAAATACGGACATGTGACTGTTCACTTTTCGGATTCTCCAGGCAATCCAATCCCCTATGTTCGGTGCCCGGCACGTATCCGATAATATGAAAAATTTCTTTGGCAAAAAATCACACAGCGCACTGACACTGGTTTTCATCGTCAGCCTTGTTCTCCACGTCGTCGCGGTGTTGATCTTTGGCACCATCAAGTTCGTGGAGTCTGTCCTGCGCGAAGAAACAGTCTTTGAGGCGGCGCCGGTTGAGACACCGCAACAAAAAGAACCCGAGTACCAGGTGAACATCCAGCAGAGGAATCAATCGACTCCCCCGCCCCGTCCACCGGCGATTGTGGTCAATAATCCTTCCGAACTGAACATCCCCGCCCTGGACATCGATGTCAACGTGGACAGCAGCTCCGTCTACGGGCGCGGTGGCGGCGGTTTTGGCGGCGGTCTTTCCGGGGTTCGGGAGATGGCACTCGACATCAAGCTGACCGACTTCGGCTACACCGGCCAGGTCGAGGGCACGCTCAAGGGATCGTTTTTCGACACCAAAGTGGACCCTCGCGGCAAAGCACTGCTCACCCCGGAGGAAATTTCCAATGGCGGCTTTCTTATGAATCGCATGGGGCAAATCTCAAAAGAGTTCACGGGCGGGAACTGGCGCTTGCGGGACCTTGAGCGCGATTATTTCAAAGCGGACAAGGAACTGTATGCCTCGTATTGGATGATTCAGAAGGGCCCTGCCGAAAAAGCGCCCAGGGATTTCGGCGTCGCCGATCAAGTGGAGCCCAAGTCGATTCTGGCCCTTTACGAGGGCACCTTCACACCGGAAGAAAGCGGTGAATTCCGCTTCTACGCGAAGGCCGATGACATTCTGATCGTTCGCGTCAACTCGGACATCGTTGTGGATGGCAGCTATTACTTCAATCGCTTCTCCAACTGGAAAGTGGAAGAAAAAGGCACGAAGAACCTGATCGGTATCGGCGGGATGCCCCCGGCCTACGGAGACTGGATGCGCTGGGAAGCCGGGAAACCAATGGAACTGAAAGTCCTGGTCGGTGAAGCACCTGGCGGAGTCTTCGGATGTTGCCTGCTTTACCAAAAGAAAGGCGAAGACCGGCTCAGGGTCTTCTCCACCAAACCACTGACTTCAAAAGAAAAACGTATTCTCAAAGGCATCCACCCTGACGTCGAGGAGTGGCTATGATGGCAGAGGCTCTGTTGAAGGGGCAGGCAACTACTCCTTAATTTAAGAACGGACCAATGCTTACGCGACTTTGCCTGCTCGCAGGTTGCCATCCACCCAAAACCTCTACTCAATCCCCAACCGTGGAAAATTTCGGCAAACTATCCGACGGTCGCGAGGCCAAGCTCTACACCCTGGGCAATCAGAAAAAGATGACGGCAAAGGTGACCGACTTTGGGGCCACCCTTGTTGCGCTGTCAGCGCCCGACAGGGAAGGCAAGACCGCTGACCTGACACTTGGCTTCGATACGGTCGAAGGCTACGCCAGTGAGGCAAACCCCTGCTTCGGCGCGACCGCGGGCCGCTTCGGCAATCGCATCGCCGGCGGACGTTTCACGCTGGACGACAAGACATACGAGTTGGCCACCAACAATGCCCCCGGGGGAATTCCCTGCCACCTTCACGGCGGCAATGTCGGCTTCAACAAGCGTATGTGGTCCGTGGTTCAGGCCACGAGCTCATCCGTGACATTTGAGTATATTTCCGCAGACGGGGAAGAAGGCTATCCGGGCACACTGACCACCCGGGTTACCTACACGGTGACGGAGGACAACGAACTCATTTGGGATGTGACTGCGACCACTGACGCGCCGACGGTCGTCAATATCATCCACCACAGCTACTGGAACTTATCCAACCAGCCCGGCAGCTCGGCCAAGGACCACATTCTGGAGCTCCATGCCGATCGTTATCTACCGACCGACGCCGGACTCATTCCTACCGGTGAGCCTGCTCCGGTTGCCGGCACGCCCATGGATTTCACCCAACCCGCCAGAGTCGGCGAACGCATCACGGACGACTTTGACGCCCTCAAGCTTGCCGGAGGCTACGACCACTGCTGGCTCCTGAATCAGCCCGACTGCCAGGGGCTTGCCCCCGTCGCACGCTTACGTGAACCGGGAAGCGGCCGAGTGATGGAACTCTTTTCCAACCAGCCGGCCGTACAGTTTTATGCGGGCAACTTTCTCGATGAAAACGTGTCAGGTAAGAACGGGGTCCGTTACGGGCCGCAGAGCGGGCTATGCCTGGAAACCGAAAACTTCCCCGATGCCCCCAACCAGCCCGCTTCGCCCTCGCCCATTCTCCGCCCCGGAGAGACCTACAGGCACAGGATGGTGCATCGCTTCTCCGCCGAATAATTCAGTATCACATCCCTACAATCCGCATGAAAAATACACTACTCTGTCTTAGCCTGTTCTTTGCAGCCTTCAGCATCCCCTTCGCCGAACTATCCATGCCGAACTTCTTCGGCGATCACATGGTACTGCAAGCGGGGAAACCGGTAAAACTCTGGGGCACGGCCGAGCCCGAGGCCACCGTGGCAGTTCAATTTGCCGGAAAGACCTTTTCGACCGAAAGCAACGTCGAGGGCAAGTGGTCCCTGCATCTGCCTGCCATGCTAGTGGATGCCGAAGGTCAGCCGCTCCAGGTCGTGTCCGGTAAAGACCGGTTGAATTTTCAAGACGTGCTGCTGGGTGAGGTTTGGCTGGCTTCGGGCCAATCCAACATGGAGTGGCCCCTCGAACGGGTGGACCCGGAGCGCGAGGCGATTATGGCGGCCGATTTACCCGAAGTACGTTTCTTCCAGGCCCAGCGCACCACCGCGGCCTCCCCTCAGTCGGATGTGCCCGGCACCTGGACCGTGAGCCATCCGGAGACCGCAGCCAAGTATTCGGCGGTGGCTTATTTCTTTGCCCGCAAGTTGAATGCTGAACTGGGCGTGCCCGTCGGTATTCTGCAGTGCGCCTGGGGCGGCAAGCCGGTGGAAACCTTCACCAGCCGGGATGCCCTGATCACCACTCCATCCGGGGCCTCTCAGATCATGAACCACGATAAACAGGTCGCGGCCTACGACGAAGCGGAAGCCAGGGCAAATTACGAGAAAGCGCTGGCCGCCCACGAAACTGCCAAGAAGCAATGGGAGGCCACGCCCAAAGAGGAACGCAAAAGTCGCGCTCCCCGCCCGCCGCGGATGCAACGGGATCCGGCGCTGATCGCAGGCCGACCCGCCACCATCTGGAATGGCATGGTGCATCCGTTTGTCGGCTACGCCGTGCGCGGCGCAATCTGGTATCAGGGCGAGTCCAATCGGCGCCAGCCAAACGATTATGAAGAGCTTTTCTCCGTCATGATCAACGACTGGCGCGCGCAATGGGGCGACGATTTCCGCTTTCTCTGGGCACAACTGGCCAACTTCCAGCAACCCGTAACGGAGCCGGGGACCAACGACGGCTGGGCCGTCATTCAGGACCACCAGCGCCGCTGCCTCAAGCTACCCAAGACCGGTATGGCCGTGATCAACGATATCGGCGACGCCAACGACATTCACCCGAAAAACAAAAAGGATGTGGGCGAGCGCCTGGCCCGCTGGGCTCTGGCTGATGATTACGGCCAGGACGTCATTCAATCCGGACCGCTCTACAAAAGTCACACAATTGAGGGGGATGAGGTCATCGTGAGCTTCGACTATCCGGCGGAAGGCCTGAAAGTCCGCGACGGTAGCGCGTTAAAGCATTTTGAAATTAAAGACGCGGAAGGAACCTGGCACTGGGCCGACGCGGAAATCGACGGGAGCCGGGTTGTCATCTCCAATCGCAAGGTCTCCCAGCCAACCGCCGCCCGTTATGCTTGGGCCGCAAATCCGGAAGGAGCCAATCTGATCAACTCGGAGGGCCTGCCCGCCTCCCTTTTCACCACCGAATAAAGCCTGGCAGCCAAACCTGCGCCCTTCCAAACTTATGCGAAAACTCATATTATCATTATCACTGCTGTCGGGTCTGCTTGGCTTCGCCTCCGCGGACCAGGAATCCGCACGCCACAAGGAAGCGTTTCATGTGTATCTCCTGATCGGTCAGTCCAACATGGCGGGACGGGCGGCCTTCAGCGAGGAGGAAGCCAAACCCCTGGAAAAAGTTTACCTCCTGAATGCCGGGGACAACTGGGAGCCGGCCCGCAACCCGCTGAACCGCTACTCGACCATACGCAAGGGCCTCGGCATGCAGAAGCTGAACCCGGGCTACAGCTTTTCGCAAGCAATCGCGGCAAAGAACCAGAGCAATCGCATCGGCCTGGTGGTAAATGCCAAAGGTGGCACCAAAATCGAGCAATGGGCCAAGGGCACTCGCTTTTACAAGGAAGCGGTGCGACGTGCCCTTATCGCAACAGAAACGGGCACCCTCAAAGGGATCCTCTGGCATCAGGGCGAAAGCAATCACGGAAAGCCGCATGGTTACGCGGAAAAATTGGCCCAGTTGGTCGAGGATCTGCGCGAGGATCTGGGTAATGACGAGCTCCCCTTTGTCGCGGGCCAGATTATCGGGCCCAGCCCCATCAACCAGGAGATCGCCCGGCTACCGGAGCTGTGCCCGCATACCGCCGTCGCTTCGTCCGAGAGCCTGGAGACTTACGACCGCTGGCACTTTGACACGGAAAGCGTTAAGGAACTCGGCCGACGCTACGCCGAGGCGATGCAAACGCTGACTGAAAAACCGTAACTCACTTTCGGTATAGCTGCCGGGACAAATACATCCGAACACCGTAAAGCTCTGCTTATACGGACACGAAGGTGGCAGAGGACTGCCATAGCTACAAAAAGATCAGCATTCTTCGATGCGGTATAATACCGATTTGAAGAAGTTTTGATCTCTTTGAAAACAGGGTTCGTAGCGAACTTGCGCGAGCAAGGTCGATAGTCGTTTCCAAATGCCAATCGACGGCACTCTCGTGCCATCGCTACAATTGATCGATAAAGATCAAGTCTTTTTAAATCGGCTCTAAGCCAAAGCGCATGGCATCCGCGAGCGGAGCCTCTACGGTTTGCATGTTGACCCGACCGCGTCCTCAAAAGTGTGCCAGGGCAGCGTCGCGCATTTGATGCGTGCCGGGAACTTCCGGACCCCCTGCAGCGAAACAAGATCGCCGTCGGAATCGGAAGCTACCGTCTCCTCGCTCAAAAGGAGCTGCACGCGTTTCCCGCGCTGGGCGGCTTCTTCCAAAGTCTTGCCCTGTAATTCCTGGGCCATCATCGATGCACTGGCCTTGCAGATCGCGCAGGAGGCTGCCTCAAACCGAAGGTCCTCGATCCGGTTGTCATGGATTTTCAAATACACCTGCACCTTGTCCCCGCAGAGTGGATTGTAGCCTTCCGCCTGATGTGTGGCATCCGTCAACGCACCGTAATGCCTCGGCCTTTTATTGTGGTCGAGGATGATGGACTGATAAAGCTCGTCGAGTTCGGACATGGTGCACTCAGTGATGGAAAGAGTTAGAAACTCTCCGTCATTTCATCCAGATCATTTGTCGGTGGTTGGCATTGGGTACCGACACAAAGTTGGTAATCGGCGGGCAAATCGCCCTCAGCGACCTGCCGGATAAAACAACGCCGCCAGGGCTTCCCGGCAATCGCACGACGCAGGGCCGTCAGGTCCGCTGAGGGACGCACCTTGATCACGGCCACGCCAATCGCATCGCTCGCCACCGCCTCCAGCGCATGAGCCACCCCGGCGGCCACCTTGGCCGCGTAGTCGGCATAGGCCGGCAGAGTGGACTGGAATTCGCCGGCGTATTTCCCGTCGCCGGTCAGGGCGTAGAGTCCGCTCAGGGCGTGCATGAGCACGGAGTTGCCGGCCGGGGTGGCGTTATCAAACCATTCCTTGCGACGGGTCACCGGTGTTTCGACACCCTCCGCCGTAAAAAAGCAGCCGGCCATGTGCGGGTCACGGAATTTGTCGAGGGCGGCGTCCACGCACTGACGGGCGCGTTCCTGCCAGAGTCGGGATTGTCCGGGTTGCAGCCAGTCGATCTTCGAAGCGATCACGAGGAAGGCGTCGGCCACCGTACCGTAGTCGTGAAGGAAGCCATCCACCTGAGCCCCCTTCCCTTCGTAGTAAACTGCGTGCAGATTCAGGCCCCCACCGGTCTCCTCAATCACTTCCTTCCAAAGAAACTCGGCCGCCTTGACTGCGCGCTCCAGCCATTCCGGACGGTCGAAGTAGAAACCGGCATCGGCCAGCGCCCGAATCATCAAGGCGTTCCAGAAGGTGCTGATCTTGGTATCCTTGCCCGGCGGCACGCGCTCGGCTTCGCGATGGGCCAGAAGCTGGGATCGCGCCGTCTTCAATTTTTCGCGCACGGCAAAGTCGGCTTCCACCAGCGCGGGGTTGGTGGTGGCGTTTTCGAAGTTGCCTTTGTTTGTGATGTTGTAGGCCGTCCGTACTTCGCGGGCCAGCGACGGACCAAGCACGGCGTCGACCTCCTCCGGCGTCCAGACGTAATACTTTCCCTCTTCGCCTTCGCTGTCGGCATCGAGCGCGGCGTAGAAACCTCCCTCTTTCGCGCTCATCTCCCGGTCCAGCCAGCCGACGGTTTCCTCCACCACGGCCGCATAGAGCGGGGATTGATTGTCGAGCCAGGCACGGGTAAAGGCCTCGATCAGCAGCGCATTATCGTAAAGCATCTTCTCGAAATGCGGGATCAGCCAGTGCGCGTCCACGCTGTAGCGGGCAAAACCTCCGCCAATTTGATCGTAGATGCCACCGTGTGCCAGCGCGCGCAGGGTCGTGTGCGTCACTTCGTCGATTCGGTCGGCCAGCGCTCCAGCCGATTCGACCGCCGCCGAACGGCGCAGCGCACGAAGAAAATTCAGGGCCATCGACGGGGGAAACTTCGGGGCATCGCCAAAGCCCCCGTAACGGTCATCGTGGTTGCCGCATATCCCGTGCGCAGCCGCCACCAGCACCTGCGGCTCCCATTCCGAGGACGCGCCGCCGGTCGCCGCCGCCTGGGTGTTGGCCAT contains these protein-coding regions:
- a CDS encoding aldose epimerase family protein, whose product is MLTRLCLLAGCHPPKTSTQSPTVENFGKLSDGREAKLYTLGNQKKMTAKVTDFGATLVALSAPDREGKTADLTLGFDTVEGYASEANPCFGATAGRFGNRIAGGRFTLDDKTYELATNNAPGGIPCHLHGGNVGFNKRMWSVVQATSSSVTFEYISADGEEGYPGTLTTRVTYTVTEDNELIWDVTATTDAPTVVNIIHHSYWNLSNQPGSSAKDHILELHADRYLPTDAGLIPTGEPAPVAGTPMDFTQPARVGERITDDFDALKLAGGYDHCWLLNQPDCQGLAPVARLREPGSGRVMELFSNQPAVQFYAGNFLDENVSGKNGVRYGPQSGLCLETENFPDAPNQPASPSPILRPGETYRHRMVHRFSAE
- a CDS encoding D-2-hydroxyacid dehydrogenase; this translates as MKIVVLDGFTLNPGDNPWDGVEKLGEFSVYDRTPADKIVERCAGADIVLTNKTPLTAETLAQLPDLKFISVLATGFNVIDVAAARKQDIPVANVPIYGTDSVGQFVFALLLELCHNAALHGNLVKEGAWSSNPDFCFWKTPLVELSGKTMGIVGLGRIGRRTVALASAFGMKVIACTRTRKDAPDLDGFEWVELEELFEKSDVVSLHCPQTADNVGFVNAALLKKMKPSSFLINTSRGPLIVEEDLAEALDTGILAGAGLDVASVEPIKADNPLLKAKNCLITPHIAWATLEARQRLMQTTVDNVAGFIDGSPINVVN
- a CDS encoding sialate O-acetylesterase; this translates as MRKLILSLSLLSGLLGFASADQESARHKEAFHVYLLIGQSNMAGRAAFSEEEAKPLEKVYLLNAGDNWEPARNPLNRYSTIRKGLGMQKLNPGYSFSQAIAAKNQSNRIGLVVNAKGGTKIEQWAKGTRFYKEAVRRALIATETGTLKGILWHQGESNHGKPHGYAEKLAQLVEDLREDLGNDELPFVAGQIIGPSPINQEIARLPELCPHTAVASSESLETYDRWHFDTESVKELGRRYAEAMQTLTEKP
- a CDS encoding sialate O-acetylesterase, translating into MKNTLLCLSLFFAAFSIPFAELSMPNFFGDHMVLQAGKPVKLWGTAEPEATVAVQFAGKTFSTESNVEGKWSLHLPAMLVDAEGQPLQVVSGKDRLNFQDVLLGEVWLASGQSNMEWPLERVDPEREAIMAADLPEVRFFQAQRTTAASPQSDVPGTWTVSHPETAAKYSAVAYFFARKLNAELGVPVGILQCAWGGKPVETFTSRDALITTPSGASQIMNHDKQVAAYDEAEARANYEKALAAHETAKKQWEATPKEERKSRAPRPPRMQRDPALIAGRPATIWNGMVHPFVGYAVRGAIWYQGESNRRQPNDYEELFSVMINDWRAQWGDDFRFLWAQLANFQQPVTEPGTNDGWAVIQDHQRRCLKLPKTGMAVINDIGDANDIHPKNKKDVGERLARWALADDYGQDVIQSGPLYKSHTIEGDEVIVSFDYPAEGLKVRDGSALKHFEIKDAEGTWHWADAEIDGSRVVISNRKVSQPTAARYAWAANPEGANLINSEGLPASLFTTE
- the sufU gene encoding Fe-S cluster assembly sulfur transfer protein SufU, which gives rise to MSELDELYQSIILDHNKRPRHYGALTDATHQAEGYNPLCGDKVQVYLKIHDNRIEDLRFEAASCAICKASASMMAQELQGKTLEEAAQRGKRVQLLLSEETVASDSDGDLVSLQGVRKFPARIKCATLPWHTFEDAVGSTCKP
- a CDS encoding thioredoxin domain-containing protein → MQNQLSRENSLYLQQHATNPVEWYPWGEAALEAAEASGKPLLVSIGYSACHWCHVMAHECFEDNYIAGLMNKHFICVKVDREERPDVDQVYMEAVQMIQQQGGWPLNVFCLPDGRPFFGGTYFPPEDRGNGLIPWPQLLMRIVDYYKRSKGELIENADSIQKNIMANTQAAATGGASSEWEPQVLVAAAHGICGNHDDRYGGFGDAPKFPPSMALNFLRALRRSAAVESAGALADRIDEVTHTTLRALAHGGIYDQIGGGFARYSVDAHWLIPHFEKMLYDNALLIEAFTRAWLDNQSPLYAAVVEETVGWLDREMSAKEGGFYAALDADSEGEEGKYYVWTPEEVDAVLGPSLAREVRTAYNITNKGNFENATTNPALVEADFAVREKLKTARSQLLAHREAERVPPGKDTKISTFWNALMIRALADAGFYFDRPEWLERAVKAAEFLWKEVIEETGGGLNLHAVYYEGKGAQVDGFLHDYGTVADAFLVIASKIDWLQPGQSRLWQERARQCVDAALDKFRDPHMAGCFFTAEGVETPVTRRKEWFDNATPAGNSVLMHALSGLYALTGDGKYAGEFQSTLPAYADYAAKVAAGVAHALEAVASDAIGVAVIKVRPSADLTALRRAIAGKPWRRCFIRQVAEGDLPADYQLCVGTQCQPPTNDLDEMTESF